The following are encoded in a window of Shewanella psychrotolerans genomic DNA:
- a CDS encoding SLBB domain-containing protein, which translates to MLQKVKKLIIVSMSILCLISGVAHAVTPSPQMIEQFKKLPKAEQQRVAKQYGLDPAMLTSSPQTSQNGFDDQPIINPREVEDEKAKELKEQQLVVEEVAQFLKDQKDKDTKKLQPYGYDLFEGEPTTFAPVSDIPVPGEYLVGPGDNIKVQLYGKENKEYDLVIGRDGNIQFPELGPISVLGLKFEDLRKTISARIKQQMIGVESSITMGELRSIRIFVAGDAYKPGSYTVSSLSTITQALFVAGGIAEIGSLRNIQLKRKGKLIGTLDLYDLLMRGDASNDMRLRSGDVVFIPSVGGLVSVDGEVRRPAIYELKGTESIGSVISMAGGLKSGAYPRSSSIERYNKQGLKTIKNVDLTSEKGMSTEAKAGDVIKVKTATSQYEDAITVAGAVIRPGKYQWYQGQKISDLLPSIWGDLQPSADLDYAIIIRELNKHGDIEVHQFAPSSAIIDKSDNQNLELNPRDIVIIFNFSDDAQNRFELNKLVRERVEKVVQLVGDDSLSKDLFKVGFSQLENQKLRNRSQLGGVVVNNEQVDDDDDALAVKGEVNRMMANLFEDPELLQLSGLMNRSELLYPIIMRLNHQSRSGEGVPIVAIKGQVFHEGIYPLAVNAKIADAIKAAGGLKEGAYTARAELTRTVTAADGSTIAHQNIELLEALNGESSANLPLKERDIITVMTTPEWQENKSVEIRGEVLFPGVYNIRRGETLKDVVERAGGFTSFAYLPSAVFVRESVRLQEQLEIKKLADQLRRDIATRGVSKDGDVVNYADAQMMLTDLENIEAVGRLVVDLSAISIGIDEADIQLEDADVLYVPSTKQTIAVMGEVQHAATHRYKKGLTLDQYLNMSGGVRERADDGRTYIVKANGSVMLPSRSMWFSNGDQLQPGDTIIVPLDTEYKDSLTLWTQVTSIIYNTAVAFASISNIK; encoded by the coding sequence GTGTTGCAAAAAGTGAAGAAACTAATCATCGTTAGCATGAGTATTTTATGTTTGATAAGTGGAGTGGCGCATGCAGTCACTCCCTCACCGCAGATGATAGAGCAATTCAAGAAGCTACCCAAGGCTGAACAACAGCGTGTAGCGAAACAATATGGACTTGATCCTGCAATGCTTACCTCTAGTCCACAAACCTCTCAGAATGGATTTGATGATCAGCCAATTATAAATCCAAGAGAAGTGGAGGATGAAAAAGCTAAAGAGTTAAAAGAACAGCAGCTCGTTGTAGAAGAGGTTGCTCAATTCCTTAAAGATCAAAAAGATAAAGATACAAAAAAATTACAGCCATATGGATATGACCTGTTTGAAGGTGAGCCTACTACTTTCGCTCCCGTATCGGATATTCCTGTACCTGGTGAGTATCTGGTGGGCCCTGGTGACAATATCAAGGTACAGCTTTATGGTAAAGAGAATAAAGAGTATGACTTGGTTATCGGCCGTGATGGCAATATTCAATTCCCTGAGTTGGGACCCATATCTGTATTAGGTTTGAAGTTTGAAGACCTACGCAAAACAATCTCTGCGCGCATTAAGCAGCAGATGATAGGTGTTGAATCTAGTATCACTATGGGTGAGCTTCGTTCTATACGGATTTTTGTTGCTGGTGATGCGTATAAGCCTGGGTCATATACTGTATCCAGTCTTTCTACAATAACCCAAGCACTGTTTGTCGCAGGAGGTATTGCTGAAATTGGATCGTTAAGAAACATTCAATTAAAACGTAAAGGTAAGCTTATAGGGACATTAGACCTTTATGATCTGTTGATGCGCGGTGATGCTTCGAACGACATGCGGTTGCGCTCTGGTGATGTTGTGTTTATTCCCTCGGTTGGTGGTCTGGTATCTGTAGATGGTGAAGTTCGACGCCCGGCTATCTATGAGCTTAAAGGTACAGAGTCCATAGGGAGCGTTATTTCCATGGCCGGTGGTCTTAAAAGTGGCGCCTATCCGAGAAGCAGCAGTATCGAACGTTACAATAAGCAAGGCTTGAAAACCATAAAAAATGTGGATTTAACAAGTGAAAAAGGTATGTCCACGGAGGCCAAAGCTGGCGATGTTATCAAAGTGAAAACTGCGACATCTCAATACGAAGATGCCATAACAGTAGCTGGTGCTGTTATTCGTCCAGGTAAATATCAATGGTATCAAGGGCAAAAAATAAGTGATTTACTTCCATCTATCTGGGGTGATCTTCAGCCGTCAGCAGATCTCGACTATGCGATTATTATCAGAGAACTTAATAAGCATGGTGATATCGAGGTTCATCAATTTGCACCATCCAGCGCGATAATTGATAAATCAGATAATCAGAACTTAGAGCTAAACCCTCGAGACATAGTCATCATATTTAATTTTAGTGATGATGCTCAAAATCGCTTCGAACTTAATAAACTCGTTAGAGAAAGAGTTGAAAAAGTGGTTCAACTGGTTGGTGATGATTCACTTTCAAAAGATCTATTTAAGGTTGGTTTCTCTCAGTTAGAAAATCAAAAATTACGCAATCGCAGCCAACTTGGTGGTGTGGTTGTTAATAATGAACAAGTTGATGATGATGATGATGCGTTAGCGGTAAAAGGTGAAGTTAATAGGATGATGGCGAACCTATTTGAAGATCCTGAGCTCCTTCAACTCAGTGGATTAATGAACCGTAGTGAGCTACTTTACCCCATAATAATGAGACTAAACCATCAAAGTCGTTCTGGTGAGGGGGTGCCGATAGTTGCAATTAAGGGGCAGGTTTTTCATGAAGGAATCTATCCTCTTGCGGTTAATGCCAAGATTGCTGACGCAATCAAAGCCGCTGGTGGTCTTAAAGAGGGGGCCTATACTGCTAGAGCAGAACTGACACGTACTGTTACTGCTGCTGATGGCTCGACTATAGCACATCAAAATATTGAACTTTTGGAAGCTTTAAATGGTGAGTCAAGTGCCAATCTGCCTTTAAAAGAACGGGATATTATTACTGTAATGACAACGCCTGAATGGCAAGAAAATAAGTCAGTCGAAATCCGTGGTGAGGTGCTTTTCCCTGGGGTCTATAACATTCGACGCGGAGAAACCCTTAAAGACGTTGTAGAAAGAGCTGGTGGTTTTACTAGTTTTGCTTATCTTCCTTCTGCAGTATTTGTTCGTGAGTCGGTTCGACTTCAAGAGCAACTTGAAATTAAAAAATTAGCTGATCAGCTACGCAGAGATATTGCTACTCGTGGTGTATCGAAAGACGGTGATGTTGTCAATTATGCCGATGCCCAAATGATGCTAACCGATCTCGAAAACATCGAGGCTGTAGGGCGTTTGGTTGTAGACCTTTCGGCTATATCGATTGGTATAGACGAAGCGGATATACAATTAGAAGATGCTGATGTACTTTATGTACCATCAACCAAGCAAACTATTGCAGTAATGGGAGAGGTTCAGCACGCAGCGACGCATCGATATAAAAAGGGTTTAACACTTGATCAGTATCTAAATATGTCAGGTGGTGTCAGAGAACGTGCTGATGATGGTAGAACTTATATCGTCAAAGCGAATGGCTCGGTCATGTTGCCCAGTCGTTCAATGTGGTTTAGTAATGGAGATCAGCTACAACCTGGAGACACCATTATTGTGCCGTTGGATACCGAATACAAAGATAGCCTGACTCTTTGGACCCAAGTGACCAGTATCATTTATAATACAGCGGTCGCATTTGCTTCAATCTCGAATATCAAATAG
- a CDS encoding type II secretion system F family protein produces MALFEYKAYDSTGAAVNSELTSNTLENAKKLLADEGLHLVSIKEKSTQASLTLFRSEKLSLDELEFITSELSLLLRSGVKIDKSLHILSKGKANTPSGKLLGELSQSVKRGESLADALSHHSDFDNLYVNLVKMGEASGELSKVFAGLAQDLIFRKELKSKIIQALTYPSVILMVCILAIVFVFNFIVPQMGGLFEGNDNLPVYTLFLLEASQWMQEYQWFLFGGIVVAGIAVKVLLQKGIITDQFDETLIKLPLFKSAINQIERIRFNTSMALMLDAGVQLDKAIELASGTVKNRYLREGLLSAKSKVKRGISLTEALSASPIYPDFFISLLEVGEESGQLTPVFEEIANRSRNDFGSWTSRVTSLLEPLMILIMGGIVGSVVVVMLLSIMSVNDGF; encoded by the coding sequence ATGGCGTTATTTGAGTATAAGGCATACGACAGTACTGGTGCGGCTGTTAATAGTGAGCTGACCAGTAATACGCTGGAAAACGCTAAAAAATTACTGGCTGATGAAGGCTTACATCTCGTTTCGATTAAAGAAAAAAGCACTCAGGCATCGCTGACACTGTTCCGCTCAGAAAAGCTCAGTTTGGATGAACTCGAGTTTATTACATCTGAGCTGTCGTTACTGTTACGTAGCGGCGTGAAGATCGATAAAAGTTTACACATTCTCAGCAAAGGCAAGGCAAATACCCCGTCTGGTAAGCTACTGGGTGAGCTTTCTCAATCGGTGAAGCGTGGTGAATCACTGGCCGATGCGCTATCTCATCACTCAGATTTTGATAATTTATACGTCAATTTGGTAAAAATGGGCGAAGCCAGTGGCGAACTCAGTAAGGTTTTTGCTGGGTTAGCGCAGGATCTGATTTTTCGCAAAGAGCTAAAAAGTAAGATCATACAGGCGCTCACTTACCCGAGTGTCATTCTGATGGTCTGTATTTTGGCTATCGTATTTGTGTTTAACTTTATTGTGCCGCAGATGGGGGGCTTGTTTGAGGGCAACGATAACCTACCCGTTTACACCTTGTTTTTGCTTGAGGCCAGTCAATGGATGCAGGAGTACCAATGGTTTCTGTTCGGCGGTATTGTTGTTGCTGGGATTGCCGTTAAGGTATTACTCCAAAAAGGCATTATTACTGACCAGTTTGATGAAACCTTAATTAAACTGCCATTGTTTAAATCAGCAATAAATCAAATTGAACGTATTCGTTTTAATACTAGCATGGCGCTGATGCTCGATGCTGGGGTACAACTTGACAAGGCTATTGAACTTGCCTCTGGTACGGTCAAAAATAGGTATTTGCGTGAAGGTCTGCTCTCTGCTAAGTCTAAAGTCAAGCGCGGTATCAGTCTGACAGAAGCCTTAAGCGCTAGCCCAATCTATCCCGATTTCTTTATTTCTCTGTTAGAGGTAGGTGAAGAGAGTGGGCAGTTAACGCCCGTTTTTGAAGAGATAGCCAATCGAAGTCGTAACGATTTCGGCAGCTGGACCAGTCGTGTAACCAGCCTGCTTGAACCTCTGATGATCCTGATCATGGGAGGCATAGTTGGCTCTGTGGTCGTGGTGATGCTACTTAGTATCATGTCGGTCAACGACGGGTTTTAA
- a CDS encoding type II secretion system protein has product MIRREKSAGFTLIEILIAMLVLSIVMFIGSLSFSTFSERWQKDMGHFTQEVANAKNLVLLQKALNGISNYIVKNDKDESVYFFRGNDKYLMFVTNNPVFNTNDRALIRLSVTVLADGKQQLRYEEAPFELSPLLRLTSLPKGNYSQILLTDDDIRFNFYGWEDQKQRAAFFEGEPMSPKWMREYFGEKTGMLPYAINITWGSNEPIIFPLLNDNGYQMLYTREKREDA; this is encoded by the coding sequence ATGATAAGGCGAGAAAAATCCGCGGGTTTTACCTTGATAGAGATCCTGATCGCAATGCTTGTACTGAGCATCGTAATGTTTATAGGTAGTTTAAGTTTCTCAACCTTTAGCGAACGCTGGCAAAAGGATATGGGACATTTTACCCAAGAAGTCGCTAATGCTAAAAATTTGGTGCTACTACAAAAAGCGCTGAATGGCATTTCCAACTATATAGTAAAAAACGACAAAGATGAGTCAGTCTATTTTTTCAGGGGCAATGACAAGTACCTGATGTTTGTGACCAATAATCCGGTTTTTAATACCAATGATCGAGCCTTGATCAGGCTAAGTGTAACTGTTTTAGCGGACGGAAAGCAGCAACTCAGGTATGAAGAGGCGCCATTTGAACTTTCCCCGTTATTACGTTTAACTTCACTGCCTAAAGGTAATTACAGTCAAATATTACTCACTGACGATGATATCCGCTTTAACTTCTATGGTTGGGAAGATCAAAAACAACGGGCTGCATTTTTTGAGGGAGAACCGATGAGTCCGAAGTGGATGAGGGAGTATTTTGGCGAAAAAACGGGAATGTTGCCCTATGCGATTAATATAACATGGGGGAGTAATGAACCCATTATATTTCCACTGCTTAACGATAATGGTTATCAAATGCTCTATACCAGAGAGAAACGTGAAGATGCTTAA
- a CDS encoding GspE/PulE family protein, with translation MINVNSLLLKEFQVSQSDLDKAAIFQKKYAGRLEHILINMGSLSEDMLPQYYAKILGLTLLSREQYQTIDINKIKQIDINKYLIGFDWIALEKLNEDQKVLVIACDPLSAEANQYISQQQLTIELRVASEEQIQALKQQYLQTDTDNLPIGEELSDVEEDRLRELAGEAPTVNLLNSLISRALKARASDMHLEPIGNRYRVRFRIDGVLKEADWIPPRMRLPVASRLKILSGMDIAEKRRPQDGKIAMKISNEDLDIRVSVLPLHDGESIVMRFLRQDAISYSMEMLGLSKDIEKYIREDIQKTAGVILLTGPTGSGKTTSLYTFLNAINDEKVKIITLEDPVEYQLEGINQVQIQSSIGFDFSAGLRSIVRQDPDVIMLGEIRDKETAQIAMQSALTGHLVFSTVHTNDASSAYTRLLDLGAEEYLLNAAIVSIIAQRLVRKLCSHCSQPDDNQQQSIAKYGLQPLADAYGTDIKLHKAVGCEHCSNTGYRGRVGIIEYLRCDEAIKALPKDENFPSHAVRLNLERGGRTLMQDGFIKAINGQTTIEEVIRVAG, from the coding sequence ATGATAAATGTTAATTCGTTGTTGCTGAAAGAGTTTCAGGTATCGCAATCTGATCTCGACAAAGCTGCAATTTTTCAAAAGAAATATGCTGGACGTCTTGAACATATCTTAATTAATATGGGCTCCCTGTCGGAAGATATGTTGCCTCAATATTACGCTAAAATTTTGGGGCTTACTCTTCTTAGCCGTGAACAATATCAGACGATTGATATTAATAAAATTAAACAGATTGATATCAATAAGTACCTTATCGGATTTGATTGGATCGCTTTAGAAAAACTCAATGAGGATCAAAAGGTCCTCGTTATTGCTTGTGATCCACTCTCTGCCGAGGCTAATCAGTATATTAGTCAACAACAGCTGACGATAGAATTACGGGTTGCCTCCGAGGAACAGATACAAGCATTAAAGCAGCAATATTTACAAACCGATACAGATAACCTTCCAATTGGTGAAGAACTATCGGATGTTGAAGAGGATCGGCTTAGAGAACTCGCTGGTGAAGCGCCCACAGTTAACTTGCTCAACTCTTTGATATCACGAGCTTTAAAGGCGAGAGCCTCAGATATGCACCTTGAACCAATCGGAAATCGCTACCGAGTAAGGTTCAGAATTGATGGTGTGTTAAAAGAAGCCGATTGGATACCACCAAGAATGCGTCTTCCTGTTGCGTCTCGTTTAAAGATTCTATCTGGGATGGATATTGCCGAAAAACGCCGTCCTCAAGATGGTAAAATAGCGATGAAAATTTCGAACGAAGACCTTGATATTCGTGTCTCTGTGCTGCCATTACATGATGGCGAAAGTATAGTGATGCGTTTTTTGAGGCAAGATGCAATAAGCTATAGCATGGAGATGTTGGGGCTTTCAAAAGACATTGAAAAATATATCAGGGAAGATATTCAGAAAACGGCAGGCGTAATTTTACTTACAGGCCCTACCGGTTCAGGAAAAACCACCAGTCTTTATACTTTTTTGAATGCTATTAATGATGAAAAAGTTAAAATTATTACTCTCGAAGACCCTGTCGAGTATCAGTTAGAAGGGATAAATCAGGTACAAATTCAATCCAGTATTGGATTTGACTTCTCAGCAGGTTTGCGCAGTATTGTTCGTCAAGATCCCGATGTGATCATGTTGGGTGAGATTCGAGATAAAGAGACTGCTCAAATTGCAATGCAGTCGGCACTTACAGGGCACTTAGTGTTTTCAACAGTGCATACCAATGATGCATCTAGTGCCTACACTCGTTTGCTTGATCTTGGGGCTGAAGAGTATCTGCTTAATGCAGCAATTGTCTCGATTATTGCTCAACGTCTGGTGAGAAAGTTATGCAGTCACTGTAGTCAGCCTGATGATAATCAACAACAGAGTATAGCCAAATATGGTTTGCAACCTTTAGCCGATGCCTATGGCACCGATATCAAATTACATAAGGCTGTAGGGTGTGAACACTGCTCAAATACTGGTTACCGTGGTCGTGTCGGTATCATCGAGTACCTCAGGTGTGATGAGGCCATTAAAGCCTTACCTAAAGATGAGAACTTTCCAAGTCATGCGGTTCGTTTAAACCTTGAACGAGGCGGCCGAACTCTGATGCAAGATGGCTTTATTAAGGCGATAAATGGCCAAACAACGATTGAAGAAGTGATTCGGGTTGCAGGATAA
- a CDS encoding type IV pilus modification PilV family protein, producing the protein MNKPVMNNSQNGFTLIEVLIAATILFAVIGVVSQTYRSATIASSKATRSAELLGITPLLLDTIRFRLKMEKTDKPIDDEGILNGFEFQWRAHVIKKGAPPSRFGSDGEMVSFDNKFYLWQVKIAVKKQDYSQTFEFEELTWGTQ; encoded by the coding sequence ATGAATAAGCCCGTAATGAATAACTCTCAAAATGGCTTTACCTTAATCGAGGTGTTGATCGCGGCTACTATCCTGTTTGCTGTGATCGGGGTTGTCAGCCAAACCTATCGCAGTGCCACCATTGCGAGCAGCAAAGCTACGCGGTCGGCAGAGTTGCTGGGTATTACCCCTCTACTATTGGATACTATTCGTTTCAGGCTTAAGATGGAAAAAACAGATAAGCCGATAGACGATGAAGGAATACTCAACGGTTTTGAGTTTCAGTGGCGTGCCCACGTTATCAAAAAAGGGGCACCACCGTCGCGATTTGGTTCAGACGGCGAAATGGTATCATTTGACAATAAGTTTTACCTTTGGCAGGTCAAGATCGCGGTGAAAAAGCAAGACTATAGTCAGACCTTTGAGTTTGAAGAGTTAACCTGGGGGACACAATGA
- the gspG gene encoding type II secretion system major pseudopilin GspG: MQNISLNCKRENGFTLIELLIVIVILGLLMSLVAPTMFSKVGSTKTKTAQVQMEMISTALDTYRLDMGDYPSTLNELRSSTKPQWDGPYLPKDVPLDPWNNPYIYTVPGENGQPYSMKSYGKDGVAGGEGENADVIYQ, from the coding sequence ATGCAGAATATATCTTTAAATTGTAAGAGAGAAAATGGCTTTACTCTTATCGAACTACTTATTGTGATTGTAATTCTCGGTTTGTTAATGTCCTTAGTTGCTCCAACGATGTTTTCGAAAGTTGGTTCAACTAAAACTAAAACGGCTCAAGTTCAAATGGAAATGATCTCTACAGCACTAGATACTTATCGTCTTGATATGGGGGATTATCCGTCTACCTTGAATGAGCTTAGAAGCTCTACTAAGCCTCAATGGGATGGTCCTTATCTGCCAAAAGATGTCCCGTTAGATCCTTGGAATAATCCATATATTTACACCGTACCTGGTGAAAATGGTCAGCCTTACAGTATGAAGTCATACGGTAAAGATGGCGTAGCGGGCGGTGAAGGTGAAAATGCGGATGTTATTTATCAATGA
- a CDS encoding prepilin-type N-terminal cleavage/methylation domain-containing protein, whose translation MLRTIKKTAGRSSLKAQSGVTLIELLVVIVLLGVAIALVGPFTIKQVDSAKARNEQLFLQRWLQKQSFSAFTSDSPILLRFDGKAVYRTLLPGTPLYNQQVVVRTQGGSADYGIGDGSGYGESYDSVVGTKKAPQFNNLNDYLNYDDSLYSQKNSDDAMPALLFDHLFFDPQRLKINRHGYIDAEIFSYHYRGNEVSLNISNLLTGAHDEDE comes from the coding sequence ATGCTGAGAACCATCAAAAAAACAGCTGGTCGATCTTCATTAAAAGCTCAATCTGGGGTGACCCTGATTGAGCTTTTAGTCGTTATCGTATTACTTGGGGTTGCCATTGCATTAGTAGGCCCTTTTACTATAAAACAGGTCGACAGCGCTAAAGCCCGGAACGAGCAGTTATTCTTACAGCGTTGGTTACAAAAGCAGAGTTTTAGTGCCTTCACCAGCGATAGCCCCATATTACTAAGGTTTGACGGCAAAGCAGTTTATAGAACCTTGTTGCCCGGTACGCCACTGTATAATCAGCAGGTAGTCGTTAGGACTCAAGGGGGGAGTGCAGATTACGGCATCGGCGATGGTAGCGGTTATGGTGAGAGTTATGACTCTGTCGTAGGGACTAAAAAGGCTCCACAATTTAATAACCTGAATGATTACCTCAACTATGATGACAGTCTTTATAGTCAGAAAAACAGTGACGACGCGATGCCTGCTCTGTTATTTGACCACCTGTTCTTCGATCCTCAAAGACTTAAAATCAATCGTCATGGTTACATAGACGCCGAGATATTTAGTTATCACTATCGCGGAAATGAGGTATCACTCAATATTTCAAATCTGTTAACCGGGGCTCATGATGAAGATGAATAA
- a CDS encoding type II secretion system protein GspK: MIQVLLLSAILSMMALQFTLSSRQQVTIATDLQNKIQAEIKLRNLESRLLFTLLTLSKNDVDRALQQEDEIGRLWNFYGKPFTVSDGATVSIQDVNGLLSVYGVSNSDKLKKLLLFLGKQPQEAQIISSNLQYWQGYESNQFTTIKGNVVRGDHLLSVGELKNIDGIDDKLYRRLSPLVTRLQNVLFNPMTAPLPLLQAELSPEICMEVEKLRKEGKLTRQRFSELTQIQEGDSITFAPGMRLQIELTASVGASVAKKRFIAYLRPENRFPVVWFQ, translated from the coding sequence TTGATTCAGGTTCTGTTGCTTAGTGCAATCCTATCTATGATGGCGCTGCAGTTTACCCTATCAAGTCGCCAGCAGGTAACGATTGCCACCGATCTGCAGAACAAGATACAGGCCGAGATAAAACTACGTAACTTGGAAAGTCGGTTACTGTTTACTTTGCTGACTCTCTCTAAGAATGATGTTGACCGCGCGTTGCAGCAAGAAGATGAAATTGGCCGATTATGGAACTTTTATGGCAAGCCATTCACTGTTTCAGACGGGGCAACTGTGTCGATTCAGGATGTTAATGGTTTACTGTCGGTTTATGGTGTGAGTAATTCAGACAAATTAAAGAAGTTGCTTCTATTCCTTGGGAAGCAACCTCAGGAGGCTCAAATTATCTCGTCAAATTTGCAGTATTGGCAGGGCTATGAAAGTAATCAATTTACAACCATAAAAGGAAACGTTGTAAGGGGAGACCACCTGCTAAGTGTTGGTGAGTTAAAAAATATTGATGGCATCGACGATAAGCTTTATCGGCGACTCTCGCCCCTTGTTACTAGATTGCAAAATGTACTGTTTAATCCTATGACGGCGCCATTGCCTCTGTTACAGGCTGAGTTATCTCCTGAAATATGCATGGAGGTCGAAAAGCTGCGTAAAGAAGGAAAGTTAACCCGCCAACGTTTTTCGGAGCTGACTCAGATTCAGGAGGGAGATAGCATTACATTTGCGCCAGGTATGCGCCTTCAAATTGAATTGACGGCCTCCGTTGGTGCCTCGGTAGCAAAAAAGCGCTTTATTGCTTACCTTCGTCCCGAAAATAGGTTCCCGGTGGTATGGTTTCAGTAA
- a CDS encoding peptide MFS transporter → MSVAKPQGTMLGHPKGLFLLFTTELWERFSYYAMRAILVLYLVDAVQSQGGHGLGWTQADALSLYGTFTGLVYLTPLIGGWLADTYLGQRKAIVIGGALMAAGQFILGTPHAWVQGMETEVFYVGLGVLILGNGLFKPNISTMVGDLYEEGDHRRDGAFTIFYMGINVGAFLSGIIVGSVVAYFDGNFQAGFLCAGIGMVLSLIIQFVFAQKLLGDIGRVPAAQLEKEKAAERGEIRKEPLTKVERDRIKVIMIMGLFTIIFWAGFEQAGGLMNLFTNDFTDRMIGSWEVPTTWFQSLNAMFIVIFAPVVASIWIRLGKNEPNSPVKFALGLILLGIGFLFMIGAVLEMGGDASAKSSMWWLVGAYFFHTMGELCLSPIGLSMVTKLAPLRIASLMMGAWFLFVAAANKIGGVVGSFIGHGGAKEEQLANAMSIFAGIAITAALSGVILYFMSDKLVDWMHGAEDGHHTEEEALEEEIAITAEHEAIKR, encoded by the coding sequence ATGAGCGTAGCTAAACCCCAAGGTACGATGCTCGGGCATCCTAAGGGATTATTCCTGTTATTTACAACAGAATTATGGGAACGATTCAGTTATTACGCAATGCGTGCGATTTTGGTTTTATATCTGGTCGACGCTGTTCAATCGCAAGGTGGTCATGGATTGGGTTGGACCCAAGCCGATGCACTTTCGCTCTACGGAACATTTACAGGCCTTGTTTACTTAACCCCGCTCATCGGTGGTTGGTTAGCTGATACCTATTTAGGCCAGCGTAAGGCCATTGTTATTGGTGGCGCATTAATGGCCGCAGGCCAATTCATTCTTGGTACCCCTCATGCGTGGGTTCAAGGTATGGAAACGGAAGTGTTCTATGTCGGTTTAGGCGTACTTATTTTAGGTAACGGTTTATTTAAGCCTAATATCTCTACCATGGTGGGCGATCTGTATGAAGAAGGCGATCATCGACGTGATGGTGCATTCACTATCTTCTACATGGGTATCAACGTTGGTGCATTCCTATCGGGTATTATCGTAGGCTCTGTCGTTGCCTATTTTGACGGTAACTTCCAAGCTGGTTTCCTATGTGCTGGTATTGGTATGGTATTGTCATTAATCATTCAATTTGTATTCGCACAAAAGTTACTTGGTGATATTGGCCGCGTACCAGCAGCGCAACTTGAGAAAGAAAAAGCGGCCGAGCGTGGTGAAATTCGTAAAGAGCCACTGACCAAAGTAGAGCGTGATCGCATTAAAGTTATCATGATCATGGGTTTGTTCACGATCATTTTCTGGGCAGGCTTCGAGCAAGCTGGCGGCTTGATGAACTTATTCACTAATGACTTCACCGACCGAATGATCGGTTCATGGGAAGTACCAACAACTTGGTTCCAGTCATTGAACGCTATGTTCATCGTTATTTTTGCACCGGTAGTGGCTTCAATCTGGATCCGCTTAGGTAAAAATGAACCGAACTCACCGGTTAAATTCGCTTTAGGTCTTATCCTACTGGGTATTGGTTTCCTATTCATGATTGGTGCTGTACTTGAAATGGGCGGTGACGCTAGTGCTAAATCAAGCATGTGGTGGTTAGTCGGTGCCTACTTCTTCCATACTATGGGTGAACTCTGCCTATCGCCTATCGGGCTGTCTATGGTGACCAAACTGGCTCCACTGCGTATCGCATCTTTGATGATGGGTGCATGGTTCCTATTCGTTGCCGCTGCTAACAAAATTGGTGGTGTTGTAGGTTCATTCATCGGCCACGGTGGTGCTAAGGAAGAGCAACTTGCAAACGCTATGTCTATCTTCGCTGGTATTGCGATTACTGCTGCACTTTCTGGTGTCATTCTTTATTTCATGTCAGACAAGCTAGTCGACTGGATGCATGGTGCTGAAGACGGTCACCATACCGAAGAAGAAGCTCTGGAAGAAGAGATCGCGATTACTGCAGAGCATGAAGCGATTAAAAGATAA